The following proteins are co-located in the bacterium genome:
- a CDS encoding sigma 54-interacting transcriptional regulator has product MENFTIKGNHPVMEKILSICQRVAATDSTVLIMGESGTGKELIARYIHAHSRRINQPFIAVNCGAIPPDLLESEMFGHERGAFTGAVGARMGMFQLANGGTIFLDEIGEMTAPLQVKLLRVLQEREIRPVGADRSVKVDVRVIAASNRDLANEVEKGRFREDLFYRLQVIPVLLPPLRERRSDIPILVQHFLDKYNSKHEGRQCHVADDAMVHLWEYDWPGNVRELENLIERMVVLSEDGVIRVDSLPPNIRSFISEKKIPRPTLTEEGIDLNRAVEEFEYRLIDEALRRTKGNKQAAARLLGLKRTTLVAKLRRKTGGGGEAEGYLI; this is encoded by the coding sequence ATGGAAAACTTCACGATCAAGGGCAATCACCCGGTGATGGAAAAGATCCTCAGCATCTGCCAGCGCGTCGCCGCCACCGATTCGACGGTGCTCATCATGGGAGAGAGCGGCACCGGCAAAGAACTGATCGCCCGTTACATCCATGCCCACAGCCGCCGGATCAATCAGCCCTTCATCGCCGTGAACTGCGGCGCCATTCCGCCCGACCTGCTCGAATCGGAGATGTTCGGCCACGAGCGCGGCGCCTTCACCGGCGCCGTGGGGGCGCGCATGGGCATGTTCCAGCTCGCCAACGGAGGGACGATCTTCCTCGACGAGATCGGGGAGATGACGGCGCCGCTGCAGGTCAAGCTGCTGCGCGTCCTCCAGGAGCGGGAGATCCGTCCGGTCGGCGCCGACCGCTCGGTGAAGGTCGACGTGCGGGTGATCGCCGCCAGCAACCGCGATCTGGCGAACGAGGTGGAGAAGGGGCGCTTCCGCGAGGATCTGTTCTACCGCCTGCAGGTCATTCCCGTCCTGCTGCCGCCGCTGCGCGAGCGGCGATCGGACATCCCCATCCTCGTCCAGCACTTCCTCGACAAGTACAACTCCAAGCACGAGGGCCGGCAGTGCCACGTCGCGGACGATGCGATGGTGCACCTGTGGGAGTACGATTGGCCGGGCAACGTGCGCGAGCTCGAGAACCTGATCGAACGCATGGTGGTGCTCAGCGAGGACGGCGTCATCCGCGTCGACAGCCTGCCGCCGAACATCCGCTCCTTCATCTCCGAGAAGAAGATTCCGCGTCCGACGCTGACCGAGGAGGGCATCGACCTGAACCGCGCCGTCGAGGAGTTCGAGTATCGCCTGATCGACGAGGCGCTGCGCCGCACCAAGGGGAACAAGCAGGCGGCCGCGCGCCTGCTCGGGCTCAAGCGCACCACGCTGGTGGCCAAGCTGCGGCGCAAGACCGGCGGCGGCGGCGAAGCCGAAGGCTATCTGATCTGA
- a CDS encoding response regulator: MDEQKNGKAAHGRILIVDDDPNTLEILRRWLNREGYATVSADNGPACLQALSTEAVDVIVLDVMMPGMDGLQVCERLRASEAWRGIPVVLLTAKDDIETRARGMMLGVSEYLTKPVNKLELFARLQAQLHSRELERRMEATAATVAGLAKK; this comes from the coding sequence ATGGACGAGCAGAAGAACGGCAAGGCGGCGCACGGGCGCATCCTCATCGTCGACGACGATCCCAACACCCTGGAAATCCTCCGTCGCTGGTTGAACCGCGAGGGCTACGCCACGGTCAGCGCCGACAACGGGCCGGCCTGCCTGCAGGCGCTGAGCACGGAGGCGGTCGACGTCATCGTCCTCGACGTCATGATGCCCGGCATGGACGGGCTCCAGGTGTGCGAGCGCCTGCGCGCCAGCGAGGCGTGGCGCGGCATCCCGGTGGTGCTGCTCACCGCCAAGGACGACATCGAGACCCGCGCGCGCGGCATGATGCTCGGCGTCAGCGAGTACCTCACCAAGCCGGTCAACAAGCTCGAGCTCTTCGCGCGCCTGCAGGCGCAACTGCACAGCCGCGAGCTCGAGCGCCGCATGGAGGCCACCGCGGCGACCGTCGCGGGGCTGGCGAAGAAGTAG
- a CDS encoding TrmJ/YjtD family RNA methyltransferase gives MASREPASALTASDPLRAARIVLVRPRGAANVGAAARAMKNLGLAELVLVRPAIPRLAAAERMAVHARDLVRGARLADTLPAAVADCHLVVGTTCRRGGYRAEVDDLGALAPAMVARAATGPLAIVFGPEDHGLSNADLRHCHRVCAIDTSAAYPSLNLAQAVLLVCWELRRAAQAGAPAVGGAPVAPAAEVAALLAHLRAALLRIGYLNPQNPDHVMHALRGILGRATLTPHDVRLLRGMARQMEWAGSRAAGTPSAGAAPSRRRARA, from the coding sequence ATGGCCTCCCGTGAGCCGGCCAGCGCGCTGACGGCCTCCGATCCGCTGCGCGCCGCGCGCATCGTCCTCGTGCGCCCGCGCGGCGCGGCGAACGTCGGTGCGGCGGCGCGGGCGATGAAGAACCTCGGGCTCGCCGAGCTCGTGCTGGTGCGGCCGGCGATTCCGCGCCTGGCGGCGGCCGAGCGCATGGCGGTGCACGCGCGCGATCTGGTGCGTGGCGCCCGCCTCGCCGACACGCTGCCGGCGGCGGTCGCCGACTGCCATCTGGTGGTGGGCACGACCTGCCGCCGCGGCGGCTACCGGGCCGAGGTCGACGATCTCGGCGCCCTGGCGCCGGCGATGGTCGCGCGCGCGGCGACGGGGCCGCTGGCGATCGTCTTCGGCCCCGAGGATCACGGCCTGTCGAACGCCGACCTCCGCCACTGCCATCGCGTGTGCGCCATCGACACCAGTGCCGCGTACCCGTCGCTGAACCTGGCGCAGGCGGTCCTCCTCGTCTGTTGGGAGCTGCGGCGGGCGGCGCAGGCAGGCGCGCCGGCGGTGGGCGGGGCGCCGGTCGCGCCCGCGGCCGAGGTCGCCGCGCTGCTCGCGCACCTGCGGGCGGCGCTGCTCCGCATCGGCTACCTGAACCCGCAGAATCCGGATCACGTCATGCACGCGCTGCGCGGCATCCTCGGCCGCGCCACCCTGACGCCGCACGATGTCCGCCTGCTGCGCGGCATGGCCCGGCAGATGGAATGGGCCGGCTCGCGGGCCGCCGGGACGCCGTCCGCTGGCGCCGCGCCGAGCAGGCGCCGGGCGCGCGCCTGA
- a CDS encoding M48 family metalloprotease — translation MHLTAGVLALATLALLTAPAAAISYEGERGLGQQFDLALRQQAPLVEDPDVVAYVNRIGSRIAATLDQSYFDYQFAVIRDPRINAFAVPGGYVYVHSGLLAALHNDDELAAVLGHEIAHVHAHHVVRQQEKSTVLNYTALLGTLLSIVQPAVGSLATAASQAAKLQYTREFEQEADYLGARYMQAAGYDPRAMLDFFTLLSDQQRLTPSSAPPYLQTHPLSDERLDRLEAVLKTHQWTARQRPPSTLALQRVQALVRAASDPPADVLMTYRRLRDADPANPNAQYLYGIVALQTGQLDDAQAALAAAAAGGVEGVDREIGRLALRQRDLVAARARLTAHLARHDDDAGAQLDLAQVCQALGDSACAEAAYRRALAAAPSLAAAQHGYGLLAGRAGRAGDGFYHLATAARLGGDYPTALGQYARAIPQLPSGDPRQEDAQRWMAVLSAYLKVPTPAVATSGDG, via the coding sequence ATGCACCTGACGGCGGGCGTCCTGGCACTCGCGACGCTGGCGCTGCTGACCGCGCCCGCGGCGGCGATATCGTACGAGGGCGAGCGCGGGCTCGGCCAGCAGTTCGACCTCGCGTTGCGCCAGCAGGCGCCGCTGGTGGAGGATCCCGACGTCGTCGCCTACGTCAACCGCATCGGCAGCCGCATCGCGGCGACGCTCGACCAGTCGTACTTCGACTACCAGTTCGCGGTGATCCGCGATCCGCGCATCAACGCCTTCGCGGTGCCGGGGGGCTACGTCTACGTGCACAGCGGCCTGCTGGCGGCGCTGCACAACGATGACGAGCTGGCAGCGGTCCTCGGACACGAGATCGCGCACGTGCACGCGCACCACGTCGTCCGCCAGCAGGAGAAGTCGACGGTGCTCAACTACACCGCGCTGCTCGGCACCCTGCTGTCGATCGTGCAGCCGGCGGTCGGCTCGCTGGCGACGGCCGCATCGCAGGCGGCGAAGCTGCAGTACACCCGCGAGTTCGAGCAGGAGGCCGACTACCTCGGCGCGCGCTACATGCAGGCGGCGGGTTACGATCCGCGGGCGATGCTCGACTTCTTCACGCTGCTGAGCGACCAGCAGCGCCTGACGCCCTCGAGCGCGCCGCCCTATCTGCAGACCCACCCCTTGAGCGACGAGCGGCTCGACCGCCTGGAGGCGGTCCTCAAGACGCATCAGTGGACGGCGCGGCAGCGCCCGCCGTCGACGCTGGCGCTGCAGCGCGTGCAGGCGCTGGTGCGCGCCGCCAGCGATCCGCCGGCGGACGTGTTGATGACCTACCGCCGGCTGCGCGACGCCGACCCCGCGAACCCCAACGCCCAGTACCTCTACGGCATCGTCGCGCTGCAGACCGGACAGCTCGACGATGCGCAGGCCGCGCTCGCCGCGGCGGCGGCGGGAGGGGTCGAGGGCGTCGACCGTGAGATCGGACGGCTGGCGCTGCGGCAGCGCGACCTCGTCGCGGCGCGGGCGCGCCTCACCGCCCACCTGGCGCGCCACGACGACGATGCCGGCGCGCAGCTCGATCTCGCCCAGGTCTGCCAGGCGCTCGGCGACAGCGCGTGCGCCGAGGCGGCGTACCGGCGCGCCCTCGCCGCGGCGCCGTCGCTGGCCGCGGCGCAGCACGGCTACGGTCTGCTCGCCGGCCGCGCCGGCCGGGCCGGCGACGGCTTCTACCACCTGGCGACCGCGGCGCGCCTCGGGGGCGACTACCCCACCGCGCTCGGCCAGTACGCCCGGGCCATTCCGCAGTTGCCGTCGGGCGACCCGCGCCAGGAGGACGCGCAGCGCTGGATGGCGGTGCTGAGCGCCTATCTGAAGGTGCCGACGCCGGCGGTGGCGACGAGCGGCGACGGCTGA
- a CDS encoding YqgE/AlgH family protein translates to MWDESSALAPTLLVAMPQLQDPNFGKTVVLLCEHREEGAMGLVLNRCTDTTASSIVQLEPPVDHDNGMPVWIGGPVDPSRGWLLINSDVGDGVEVSPGVFLSASRDLLRRVLESDELAERSRFLVGYAGWGPRQLDAELAASAWLTVPVDRQLMFDTPSTEMWEVAIRRLGIEPHALAPGPGVH, encoded by the coding sequence ATGTGGGACGAGTCGAGCGCGTTGGCGCCCACGCTGCTGGTGGCGATGCCCCAGCTCCAGGACCCGAACTTCGGCAAGACCGTCGTCCTCCTGTGCGAGCACCGCGAGGAAGGCGCCATGGGCCTGGTGCTCAACCGCTGCACCGACACCACCGCCTCGTCGATCGTCCAGCTCGAGCCGCCGGTCGACCACGACAACGGCATGCCGGTGTGGATCGGGGGACCGGTCGACCCCTCCCGCGGCTGGCTGCTGATCAACTCCGACGTCGGTGACGGCGTCGAGGTCAGCCCCGGCGTCTTTCTCTCCGCCTCGCGCGACCTGCTGCGCCGCGTGCTCGAGAGCGACGAGCTCGCCGAGCGCAGCCGATTTCTGGTCGGCTATGCCGGCTGGGGTCCGCGCCAGCTCGACGCCGAGCTCGCCGCCTCGGCCTGGCTCACCGTGCCGGTCGACCGGCAGTTGATGTTCGACACGCCGAGCACCGAGATGTGGGAGGTGGCGATCCGCCGCCTCGGCATCGAACCCCACGCCCTGGCGCCCGGCCCGGGCGTGCACTGA
- a CDS encoding MFS transporter has protein sequence MTLRRKLGWVAVLYFAETLPFGVVREVMPVYLRASGVDLTAIGLYSLLGMPWALKVAWSPLIDRYGDRRVWMAVCLAVIAVATAVLGSVEPSAALLVGLLMLLIAFASATQDIAIDAYTIGLVSPGEEGSANGVRLTVARLTLILSGGGLVLLSTWLGWAAVFAIAAVTLAALALVAPWAPRVAVSPEARRHWLRPLLEWARRPGAPAVFAFVLLYKLGDAAMGPMVKPFWLDSGLSVGEVGVVSSTVGMFATIAGAIVGGRFTDRFGIWRALLALGLAQALSNFGYATAAWWTPSHAATPVAALADGWHALAEPTRLLIYGASMVESFTSGLGTAAFLAFLMNICDKEHAAVQYAGLSALFGLSRDAAGGVSGAAVQAVGYAAWFAVTVGLAMPALLLLPRIRSWIRE, from the coding sequence ATGACGTTGCGGCGGAAGCTGGGGTGGGTGGCGGTGCTGTACTTCGCCGAGACGCTGCCCTTCGGCGTGGTGCGCGAGGTGATGCCGGTGTACCTGCGCGCCAGCGGCGTCGACCTGACCGCGATCGGCCTCTACTCGCTGCTCGGGATGCCCTGGGCGCTGAAGGTGGCATGGTCGCCGCTGATCGATCGCTACGGCGACCGCCGCGTCTGGATGGCGGTCTGTCTGGCGGTGATCGCCGTCGCCACGGCGGTGCTCGGCAGCGTCGAGCCGTCCGCCGCGCTCCTCGTCGGCCTGCTGATGCTGCTCATCGCCTTCGCCTCGGCGACGCAGGACATCGCCATCGACGCCTACACCATCGGCCTGGTGTCGCCGGGCGAGGAGGGCAGCGCCAACGGCGTGCGCCTGACCGTGGCGCGCCTGACGCTGATCCTGAGCGGCGGCGGCCTGGTGCTGCTCTCGACCTGGCTCGGCTGGGCGGCGGTGTTCGCGATCGCCGCCGTGACGCTCGCCGCGCTGGCGCTGGTGGCGCCGTGGGCGCCGCGCGTCGCGGTGTCGCCGGAAGCGCGTCGCCACTGGCTCAGGCCGCTGCTGGAATGGGCGCGGCGACCCGGCGCGCCCGCCGTCTTCGCCTTCGTGCTGCTCTACAAGCTGGGCGACGCGGCCATGGGGCCGATGGTGAAGCCGTTCTGGCTCGATTCGGGGCTGAGCGTCGGCGAGGTGGGCGTCGTCTCCAGCACCGTCGGGATGTTCGCCACCATCGCCGGCGCCATCGTCGGCGGGCGCTTCACCGATCGCTTCGGCATCTGGCGCGCGCTGCTCGCGCTCGGGCTGGCGCAGGCGCTCTCCAATTTCGGTTATGCCACCGCGGCGTGGTGGACCCCGTCGCACGCGGCGACGCCGGTCGCGGCGCTCGCCGACGGCTGGCACGCGCTCGCCGAACCAACGCGGCTGCTCATCTACGGCGCCTCGATGGTGGAGTCGTTCACCAGCGGTCTCGGCACCGCGGCGTTTCTCGCCTTCCTGATGAACATCTGCGACAAGGAGCACGCGGCGGTGCAGTACGCCGGCCTCTCGGCGTTGTTCGGGCTGAGCCGCGACGCCGCCGGCGGGGTGAGCGGCGCGGCGGTGCAGGCGGTCGGGTACGCCGCCTGGTTCGCCGTCACGGTCGGGCTGGCGATGCCGGCGCTGCTGCTGCTGCCGCGCATCCGCTCCTGGATCCGCGAGTGA
- a CDS encoding NAD(P)H-quinone oxidoreductase encodes MRAIVFDQPGDESVLHLGDVPAPPLGANDVRIRVRATAVNRADLLQRQGLYPPPPGASAVLGLECGGEIAEVGSAVRGWTVGERAMALLAGGGYAEQAVVDAGSVLRVPEALSDEEGGAFAEVFLTAFLNLFMLGAVPDGGSVLVHGGGSGVGTAAITLCRVAGVRILVTAGSEEKCERCLAHGADAAINYRRGDFAPAVRDATGGRGVDVVLDAIGGRYLESNLAALAIGGRLVVIGLMGGARGELDLAGLMVKRQQIIGSTLRTRPAAEKAAIVQAFVARFGAALAAGRIRPVIDRVLPLEHAAEAHRIMKASEHFGKIALRVS; translated from the coding sequence ATGCGTGCCATCGTCTTCGATCAGCCAGGCGACGAGAGCGTCCTCCATCTCGGCGACGTGCCCGCGCCGCCGCTCGGCGCCAACGACGTCCGCATCCGCGTCCGGGCGACGGCGGTGAACCGCGCCGACCTGCTGCAGCGGCAGGGACTGTATCCGCCGCCGCCCGGGGCGTCCGCCGTCCTCGGGCTCGAGTGCGGCGGCGAGATCGCCGAGGTGGGGAGCGCGGTCCGCGGCTGGACGGTCGGCGAGCGGGCGATGGCGCTGCTCGCCGGCGGCGGCTACGCCGAGCAGGCGGTGGTCGATGCCGGCTCGGTGCTGCGCGTGCCGGAGGCGTTATCGGATGAGGAGGGCGGGGCGTTCGCCGAGGTGTTCCTCACCGCGTTCCTCAATCTCTTCATGCTCGGCGCGGTGCCCGACGGCGGCAGCGTGCTCGTGCACGGCGGCGGCAGCGGCGTCGGCACGGCGGCGATCACCCTCTGTCGCGTCGCCGGGGTGCGCATCCTGGTCACCGCCGGCAGCGAGGAGAAATGCGAGCGCTGCCTGGCGCACGGCGCCGACGCGGCGATCAACTACCGCCGCGGCGATTTCGCCCCGGCGGTGCGCGACGCGACCGGCGGCCGCGGCGTGGACGTGGTGCTGGACGCGATCGGCGGCCGCTACCTGGAGAGCAATCTGGCGGCCCTGGCGATTGGTGGCCGGCTGGTGGTGATCGGGCTGATGGGGGGCGCGCGCGGCGAGCTCGACCTCGCCGGCCTGATGGTCAAGCGGCAGCAGATCATCGGCTCGACGCTGCGCACCCGCCCCGCCGCCGAGAAGGCGGCGATCGTCCAGGCCTTCGTCGCCCGTTTCGGCGCCGCGCTCGCGGCCGGACGCATCCGGCCGGTGATCGATCGCGTCCTGCCGCTCGAGCACGCCGCCGAAGCGCACCGCATCATGAAGGCGAGCGAGCATTTCGGGAAGATCGCCCTCCGCGTGTCGTAG
- a CDS encoding DUF1329 domain-containing protein, with product MIVASTVPSARHACSASRALAASAAAVVRRAAGSVDAWTRARVASAFANAVAGVPRPHTQIAGALRSPVDTPATLRHRRRVAKSALLLIALALALAARGAAAQATPGDVVTPDTIAAAGELLTPGVAWCVRRGMTLRVGEPRPIPPPAAYREATERYAPQVRLGSDGLTLQNYVAGLPFPAIDPADPQAAVKVMWNAAYKWLATDDLDARDFSADAGPIGRAGAPMTVERHFQLGYLRRLFYNGRLYVDPRPSLPNPEGIRYRESLHPVAEPLDLRGVGMTGVRYISPGRPDDSWLYLPNLRRVRRLSNAQRSDALFNQDIDSDSYFGYSGHIGWMDWRFLGERTVLAPMHGTHFPVQWGAGSADFAFDDVWEPRRVYVIEGTSKLPQYAYAKRVLFVDAETYVVPLSDLYDHSGQLWKVWLNLFSYRKEPFAGAKVSVYPDDMGFSPAVVMVDVNADHVTRVALPSRASSDAEGWFFNMGDRLGLTESWFKISSLIQAAQ from the coding sequence ATGATCGTCGCATCGACCGTCCCCAGCGCGCGCCACGCCTGCTCGGCGAGCCGCGCGCTGGCGGCATCGGCCGCCGCGGTGGTCAGGCGCGCCGCCGGCAGCGTCGACGCGTGGACGCGCGCCCGGGTCGCCAGCGCTTTCGCCAACGCCGTCGCCGGCGTCCCACGGCCGCACACCCAGATCGCCGGCGCATTGCGCTCCCCCGTCGACACGCCGGCGACGCTACGCCATCGGCGCCGCGTCGCCAAGTCCGCGCTGCTGCTCATCGCGCTCGCGCTCGCGCTCGCCGCGCGTGGCGCCGCCGCGCAAGCGACCCCGGGCGACGTCGTCACCCCCGATACCATCGCCGCCGCCGGCGAGCTGCTGACGCCCGGCGTCGCATGGTGCGTGCGCCGCGGCATGACGCTGCGCGTCGGCGAGCCGCGCCCGATCCCGCCGCCCGCCGCCTATCGCGAGGCGACCGAGCGCTACGCGCCGCAGGTGCGCCTGGGCAGCGACGGGCTGACGCTGCAGAACTACGTCGCCGGCCTTCCCTTCCCGGCCATCGATCCCGCCGATCCGCAGGCGGCCGTGAAGGTGATGTGGAACGCCGCCTACAAGTGGCTCGCCACCGACGACCTCGACGCCCGCGACTTCTCCGCCGACGCCGGCCCGATCGGCCGCGCCGGCGCGCCGATGACGGTCGAACGCCACTTCCAGCTCGGCTATCTGCGCCGCCTCTTCTACAACGGCCGGCTCTACGTCGACCCGCGGCCGTCGCTGCCCAACCCTGAGGGCATCCGCTATCGCGAATCGCTGCACCCGGTGGCGGAGCCGCTCGACCTGCGCGGCGTCGGCATGACCGGCGTCCGCTACATCAGCCCGGGGCGCCCGGACGACAGTTGGCTCTACCTGCCCAACCTGCGGCGCGTGCGGCGCCTGTCCAACGCGCAGCGCTCGGACGCGCTGTTCAACCAGGACATCGATAGCGACAGCTACTTCGGCTACAGCGGCCACATCGGCTGGATGGACTGGCGGTTCCTCGGCGAGCGCACGGTCCTGGCGCCGATGCACGGCACGCACTTCCCGGTGCAGTGGGGCGCCGGCAGCGCCGACTTCGCCTTCGACGACGTCTGGGAGCCCCGCCGCGTGTACGTCATCGAGGGCACCTCCAAGCTGCCGCAGTACGCGTACGCGAAACGCGTCCTGTTCGTCGACGCCGAGACCTACGTCGTGCCGCTGTCGGACCTCTACGACCACAGCGGCCAGTTGTGGAAGGTGTGGCTGAACCTGTTCTCGTATCGCAAGGAGCCGTTCGCCGGCGCCAAGGTCTCGGTCTACCCCGACGACATGGGCTTCTCGCCCGCCGTGGTGATGGTCGACGTCAATGCCGATCACGTCACCCGCGTCGCCCTGCCGAGCCGCGCCAGCAGCGACGCCGAGGGTTGGTTCTTCAACATGGGCGATCGGCTCGGGCTGACGGAGAGCTGGTTCAAGATCTCGAGCCTGATCCAGGCGGCGCAGTGA
- a CDS encoding helix-turn-helix domain-containing protein codes for MRFQGKLSRDGRWWLAEVPVFDAMTQGRTRKEALEMIADWFAAIVDRKGFSVAVHPTASAAFEVGSDDPRTMISLLLQRQRQKSGLSLAQVARRMGAKSRNAYARYEQGVSVPTIEKLDELLRAIAPDRDIVLQQSHAA; via the coding sequence ATGCGATTCCAAGGAAAGCTGTCCAGAGATGGGCGGTGGTGGCTGGCCGAAGTCCCGGTGTTTGATGCCATGACGCAAGGGCGCACCCGCAAGGAAGCGCTCGAGATGATTGCGGACTGGTTTGCGGCCATCGTCGATCGCAAGGGCTTCTCGGTAGCCGTTCATCCGACCGCATCGGCGGCGTTCGAGGTGGGTTCGGATGATCCGCGGACGATGATCAGCCTTCTGCTGCAAAGGCAGCGGCAGAAGAGCGGGCTCTCGCTGGCTCAGGTCGCTCGACGCATGGGAGCGAAGTCACGGAATGCATATGCGAGGTACGAACAGGGCGTGTCCGTTCCGACGATCGAGAAGCTCGACGAACTGCTGCGCGCCATCGCGCCCGACCGCGATATTGTCCTCCAGCAAAGTCATGCAGCATGA
- a CDS encoding type II toxin-antitoxin system HicA family toxin, giving the protein MKRRELERRLRALGWRFSRHGGKHDVWTDDSREEPIPRHAEINEKLAKAILSRAMRKV; this is encoded by the coding sequence ATGAAGCGGCGAGAGCTCGAACGACGGCTTCGAGCGCTCGGCTGGAGGTTCTCGCGTCATGGAGGGAAGCACGATGTGTGGACGGATGACTCGCGAGAAGAGCCGATACCGCGCCATGCCGAGATCAACGAGAAGCTCGCCAAAGCGATTCTGAGTCGTGCCATGAGGAAGGTGTGA
- a CDS encoding SGNH/GDSL hydrolase family protein, giving the protein MLDRLLGAAVNAGILLAAAGALGLAGMWLRRRLTGSRWRPLVDAVVVGAAALGLAGTVVEVAAVVYDVPVRLAPWQYVEYRPGRFGQQPNQHWTAPPLPRWPGYEVRTNEDGLRSDRPRLPDALAPDERRVMFFGDSFTFGVGLEAAQSYPAQAETLLQAAAPRYRWIALNAGMGGTNIFTAVEWFAWLAPRYHPRVAVFTVHELDDILPDVNSELRRHERDPLRPLARFALYRLVRRAWQTVRYVRMRDHGRRIAAGELPAERAMLLAEITASAALMAETARGAGCAVVFNRIRVRAPDWRPASAAQSLLHPYVAAGAELVDTIWNPDDPSLSIPDDSHPTPAGALLLARAVVPAILAAAEGRSPSGGRAER; this is encoded by the coding sequence ATGCTCGACCGACTTCTCGGCGCGGCGGTCAACGCGGGCATTCTGTTGGCCGCGGCCGGCGCGCTGGGGCTGGCCGGGATGTGGCTCCGCCGGCGTCTGACTGGCTCGCGCTGGCGGCCGCTGGTCGACGCGGTCGTGGTCGGCGCCGCGGCTCTCGGCCTCGCGGGGACGGTCGTGGAGGTGGCGGCGGTGGTTTACGACGTGCCGGTTCGCCTCGCGCCGTGGCAGTACGTCGAGTACCGGCCGGGACGATTCGGCCAGCAGCCGAACCAGCACTGGACCGCCCCGCCGTTGCCGCGCTGGCCGGGCTACGAGGTGCGCACTAACGAGGACGGACTGCGCAGCGATCGCCCGCGACTCCCCGACGCGCTGGCGCCAGACGAGCGGCGCGTCATGTTCTTCGGCGATTCGTTCACCTTCGGCGTCGGCCTCGAGGCCGCGCAGAGCTATCCGGCGCAGGCCGAGACGCTGTTGCAGGCGGCGGCGCCCCGCTATCGCTGGATCGCGCTCAACGCCGGCATGGGCGGCACCAACATCTTCACCGCCGTCGAGTGGTTCGCCTGGCTCGCCCCCCGGTACCATCCGCGGGTGGCGGTCTTCACCGTCCACGAGCTCGACGACATCCTGCCCGACGTCAACAGCGAGCTGCGCCGGCACGAGCGGGACCCGCTGCGCCCGCTGGCTCGCTTCGCGCTCTACCGGCTGGTCCGCAGGGCATGGCAGACCGTGCGCTACGTGCGGATGCGTGACCATGGGCGCCGCATCGCGGCGGGCGAATTGCCGGCGGAGCGCGCCATGCTGCTGGCGGAGATCACGGCATCGGCCGCCCTGATGGCCGAGACGGCGCGCGGCGCCGGCTGCGCCGTGGTGTTCAACCGCATCCGCGTTCGCGCGCCCGACTGGCGCCCGGCGTCGGCGGCGCAATCGCTGCTTCACCCCTACGTCGCCGCCGGCGCCGAGCTGGTCGACACCATCTGGAACCCCGACGACCCGTCCCTGTCGATTCCCGACGACAGTCACCCGACCCCCGCCGGCGCGCTGCTGCTCGCCCGCGCCGTCGTGCCCGCCATCCTCGCCGCGGCGGAGGGCCGATCGCCGTCCGGTGGCCGGGCGGAGCGGTAG